In the Deinococcus ficus genome, one interval contains:
- a CDS encoding MgtC/SapB family protein — protein sequence MESVLTELNLMQGLVAAFVLSGLIGWERESRNRSAGLRTHILVGVSAALFIVLGENLVTNFAKQDDQVRFDMIGILGAVVSGVSFLGAGAIFSSQRGEGAKGLTTAASLLAVAAVGMTCGLHLYVLATGATLLYLVTLGPLGLLMGAKKGSGPTEED from the coding sequence GTGGAGAGTGTCCTGACCGAGCTGAACCTGATGCAGGGCCTGGTGGCGGCGTTCGTTCTGAGCGGCCTGATCGGCTGGGAGCGCGAGTCCCGCAACCGCAGCGCGGGGCTGCGCACGCACATTCTGGTCGGGGTGAGTGCGGCCCTGTTTATCGTGCTGGGCGAGAATCTGGTCACGAATTTCGCGAAACAGGACGATCAGGTGCGGTTCGACATGATCGGCATCCTGGGCGCGGTGGTCAGCGGCGTGAGCTTCCTGGGGGCCGGCGCGATCTTCTCCAGTCAGCGAGGGGAGGGCGCCAAGGGCCTGACGACCGCCGCGAGTCTGCTGGCGGTGGCGGCGGTGGGGATGACCTGCGGGCTGCACCTTTACGTGCTGGCGACGGGGGCCACGCTGCTGTATCTGGTGACGCTGGGGCCGCTGGGGCTGCTCATGGGCGCGAAGAAGGGCAGCGGCCCGACCGAGGAGGACTGA
- a CDS encoding GntR family transcriptional regulator — MSRFERPSLIREGVYHHLHRAILDGDFMPGERLGEVELGEKLGVSRTPIREALLRLTQEGLLTAEANKGVRVRTVSADEARDTYTVRAELDALAAALAATHHTPDDARALHAALHDLNRSGSDDYRDQTRLDLAFHRRIAQAAHNAPLTDLSRDLEHRIALIKHQTRTYNAHPDTQAQHEAILQAVLNRDPDAARAAAREHVQTFAALVLSDLDRAEPHATSPPGAPPPARPVPAPTPGETEC, encoded by the coding sequence ATGAGCCGTTTCGAGCGCCCCAGCCTGATCCGCGAGGGCGTCTACCACCACCTGCACCGCGCCATCCTGGACGGTGACTTCATGCCCGGCGAACGCCTGGGCGAGGTGGAACTCGGCGAGAAACTGGGCGTGTCCCGCACCCCCATCCGCGAGGCCCTGCTGCGCCTCACGCAGGAAGGGCTCCTGACCGCCGAGGCGAACAAGGGCGTGCGCGTGCGCACCGTCAGCGCAGACGAGGCCCGCGACACCTACACCGTCCGCGCCGAACTGGACGCCCTGGCCGCCGCCCTGGCCGCCACGCACCACACCCCCGACGACGCCCGCGCCCTGCACGCCGCCCTGCACGACCTGAACCGCAGCGGCAGCGACGACTACCGCGACCAGACCCGCCTGGACCTCGCCTTCCACCGCCGCATCGCCCAGGCCGCCCACAACGCGCCCCTCACTGACCTCTCCCGCGACCTAGAACACCGCATCGCGCTCATCAAGCACCAGACCCGTACCTACAACGCCCACCCGGACACCCAGGCGCAGCACGAGGCGATCCTTCAGGCCGTGCTGAACCGCGACCCGGACGCCGCCCGCGCCGCCGCGCGGGAACACGTGCAGACCTTCGCCGCCCTGGTCCTGAGTGACCTGGACCGCGCCGAGCCCCACGCCACCAGCCCACCCGGGGCGCCGCCCCCCGCCCGCCCCGTTCCCGCCCCCACTCCAGGAGAGACAGAATGTTAG